In a single window of the Papaver somniferum cultivar HN1 chromosome 8, ASM357369v1, whole genome shotgun sequence genome:
- the LOC113305062 gene encoding F-box/FBD/LRR-repeat protein At1g78750-like translates to MEEIRNAPYANGEDRISRLPDNLIHLIMSYMDTKDAVQTSVLSKRWIDVWKSLPFLEFHRSSFSEDKTHSFIMFVDNVCLFRGDIDIQRFYVRWKDSVTIHVNRWSLAAVKYNVQDISIFISECHNSAYEIPHRLLNCKSLKKLTLYLYGNARYADVILRGSMNLPQLKFLSFTGLSISEVESSKRLFSSCPVLETLHISDCYIRTDNRGI, encoded by the coding sequence atggaagaaataagaaatgcaCCATATGCTAATGGGGAAGATAGAATCAGTAGGTTGCCTGATAACTTAATTCATCTTATCATGTCTTACATGGATACTAAAGATGCAGTCCAAACCAGTGTTCTGTCGAAAAGATGGATTGATGTTTGGAAATCTCTCCCTTTTCTAGAATTTCATAGGAGTTCATTCTCAGAAGACAAGACACATAGTTTCATAATGTTTGTAGACAATGTATGCCTTTTTCGCGGAGACATTGATATTCAGAGGTTTTATGTGAGATGGAAGGATTCAGTGACAATCCATGTTAATAGATGGAGCCTTGCTGCTGTTAAGTATAATGTTCAAGATATAAGTATATTTATCAGTGAATGTCATAATTCAGCATATGAAATTCCTCACCGTCTCCTTAATTGTAAATCACTGAAGAAGTTGACATTGTACCTGTATGGTAATGCTAGATATGCAGATGTTATTCTACGAGGATCGATGAATTTACCTCAGCTTAAATTTCTATCCTTTACTGGATTATCAATCTCCGAGGTAGAATCATCTAAAAGACTCTTTTCAAGTTGTCCAGTTCTTGAAACGCTACATATATCTGATTGTTACATACGAACTGATAACAGAGGAATTTGA
- the LOC113306776 gene encoding uncharacterized protein LOC113306776 codes for MIMGRVTGRNNKPMGRRILTGFEDELPNFFSSSIHVDDDAVDITDDMVLAFFDGDQEKPSSSDGGDEDDEGTEENVEERKAFWDNQHQLLHATITKSSPLESSIRNATKQALKESKLITGTICKCGILADGCRNCMLRHVSDRLCAAGFDAAVCKSKWRSFKNIPSGEHMYVDVMDNNSSSKKKGEAIRVVIELNFRAEFEMARANNDYNRLNSRLPEVFVGKAERLRTLIKIMCGAAKKCMKENKMHMGPWRKQKYMEAKWFGTCERTSSIISSLKQAFSSYQSDVRPRTSLLSFDLVERLPTMHCSTAVEVS; via the exons ATGATCATGGGTAGAGTTACCGGCAGAAATAATAAGCCAATGGGTCGTCGGATATTAACTGGATTTGAAGATGAATTACCAAACTTTTTTTCATCATCAATTCATGTTGATGATGATGCTGTGGATATTACTGATGATATGGTTCTAGCGTTTTTTGATggtgatcaagagaaaccgtctTCATCCGATGgaggagatgaggatgatgaaggaaCGGAAGAGAACGTCGAGGAGAGAAAAGCTTTCTGGGATAATCAACACCAACTTCTCCAT GCAACAATTACAAAAAGTAGTCCTCTGGAATCGAGTATCCGGAACGCAACCAAACAGGCTCTAAAAGAATCCAAGTTGATCACCGGAACTATTTGTAAATGTGGAATTTTAGCCGATGGATGTCGGAATTGTATGCTGAGACATGTCTCCGATCGTTTATGCGCTGCAGGTTTTGATGCCGCAGTTTGCAAGTCTAAATGGAGAAGTTTTAAAAACATTCCATCAGGTGAACATATGTATGTAGATGTGATGGACAATAATTCAAGTTCTAAGAAGAAAGGAGAAGCTATCAGAGTTGTAATCGAGTTAAATTTTAGGGCGGAATTCGAGATGGCCAGGGCAAACAATGACTACAATCGATTAAACAGCCGGTTGCCGGAAGTATTTGTGGGCAAAGCTGAAAGATTGCGCACATTGATTAAGATAATGTGTGGTGCTGCTAAGAAATGcatgaaagaaaataaaatgcatatggGTCCATGGAGAAAGCAGAAATACATGGAAGCTAAATGGTTTGGGACATGCGAAAGAACATCGTCCATTATTTCATCTCTAAAGCAGGCATTTTCCAGTTATCAGTCTGATGTCAGGCCGAGAACTTCCCTGTTGTCATTTGATCTGGTTGAGAGATTACCTACGATGCACTGCAGCACTGCTGTTGAAGTTTCGTGA
- the LOC113305063 gene encoding zinc finger MYM-type protein 1-like, which produces MERFYKRKATVDLSSPSKRGGSGSGSTNELGELASSLPTEVKRLKESDAVNLLTDVELENLPSDPGLRKPIMDYHPNVRNQVRRTYLQNGPCQPKNHKFPNSRKGRKFNHYWFKAHEYWLEYIISKDRVYCLCCYLFKSSGANNFADEGFCTWSKKSRLQVHVGYINSAHNEARKACEDLLDEKVHIDTALVKQTDETRRQYGIRLRASIQIVRILLRQGLAFRGNDEGDDSANRGNFLEILAWLGNINVEDLQPYIMENAPKNLKLTSPDVQKDITSAFSFEIIAAIIRDIGDSFFSILVDESKDILSKEQMAIVLRYVKEGRVIERFVGIEHVATTTALSLKKTIANFFSRHNLSFSQLRGQGYDGANNMKGEYNGLKKLILDENESAYFKFWHSDYAYFQSVNRVMLSSTIL; this is translated from the coding sequence ATGGAGAGGTTTTACAAAAGGAAGGCGACAGTTGATTTATCATCGCCTTCAAAACGAGGTGGATCAGGTAGTGGCAGTACAAATGAACTTGGTGAACTTGCTTCTTCTTTACCTACTGAAgtgaaaagattaaaagaaagtgATGCGGTGAACTTGTTAACTGATGTTGAATTGGAAAACCTCCCTTCGGATCCAGGGCTTCGAAAACCGATTATGGATTATCATCCAAATGTTAGAAACCAAGTTCGAAGGACATATTTGCAGAATGGGCCGTGCCAGCCTAAAAATCATAAATTTCCTAATTCACGGAAAGGTAGAAAGTTCAATCATTATTGGTTCAAAGCTCATGAATATTGGCTAGAATACATCATATCAAAAGATAGAGTATATTGTTTATGTTGTTACTTGTTTAAATCAAGTGGTGCTAATAACTTTGCTGATGAAGGATTTTGTACTTGGAGTAAGAAATCAAGACTGCAGGTTCATGTAGGATATATAAATAGTGCTCACAACGAAGCTCGGAAAGCCTGTGAAGACTTGTTAGATGAAAAAGTACATATTGACACAGCACTTGTTAAGCAAACAGATGAAACTAGAAGGCAATATGGAATTCGTTTGAGGGCTTCAATACAAATTGTCCGAATACTTCTAAGACAGGGTCTTGCATTTCGTGGGAATGACGAAGGTGATGATTCTGCAAATCGGGGtaattttcttgagattttaGCATGGCTTGGTAACATCAATGTAGAAGATTTGCAGCCTTATATTATGGAAAATGCACCGAAAAATCTGAAATTGACCTCTCCTGATGTTCAAAAAGATATTACAAGTGCTTTTTCATTTGAAATAATTGCTGCAATTATTCGAGACATTGGTGATTCATTCTTTTCAATTCTGGTTGATGAGTCTAAAGATATTTTGTCAAAGGAACAAATGGCTATCGTTTTACGGTATGTGAAAGAAGGACGTGTTATTGAGCGCTTTGTTGGGATTGAACATGTAGCTACTACCACTGCCCTCTCACTCAAGAAAACAATCGCTAATTTCTTTTCGAGGCATAATTTAAGTTTTTCCCAGTTGCGAGGACAAGGTTATGATGGGGCTAACAACATGAAAGGTGAGTATAATGGTCTTAAGAAGCTTATTTTGGATGAAAATGAGTCTGCATATTTTAAGTTTTGGCATTCTGACTACGCATATTTCCAAAGCGTAAACCGAGTGATGTTATCATCAACGATATTATAA
- the LOC113305064 gene encoding putative ubiquitin-conjugating enzyme E2 38: MDLEEEVRIQIRELVDIQIRMEAEEEENRTRQRNIVKSEFKQFDTIKDEFFTDHHYYYDHQKNLNHQTIESISLECDILKQGLPDCIFVRANKVKPDLLRAVIIGPEGTPHHDGLFFYDIYLPSKFPDESPKIRSFHAGGWDECNIPSPCPWSPSTSTILESLRSIRRYQIFRGSFVSTNEMADLTDNEIVYEFNWRTMVSVLNKPPRYFVARHFHDRAEKILTTCKAYIHKRVNTVDHPVIRVPWQYEFDMMESHYCRCVSKEWVLFGGFVQAWNRVSW, translated from the coding sequence ATGGATTTGGAGGAAGAAGTGAGAATTCAGATAAGAGAACTAGTGGACATTCAGATAAGAATggaagctgaagaagaagaaaatcgaaCAAGGCAGAGGAATATCGTGAAGAGTGAATTCAAGCAATTCGATACCATCAAAGAcgaattctttaccgatcatCACTATTATTATGATCACCAAAAGAATTTGAATCACCAAACAATTGAAAGTATATCTCTTGAATGTGACATCTTAAAACAGGGACTCCCCGATTGCATCTTTGTTAGGGCCAACAAGGTAAAACCAGATCTCTTGCGAGCAGTGATCATCGGACCTGAAGGTACTCCTCACCACGATGGTCTCTTCTTTTATGATATTTACTTACCTTCCAAGTTTCCCGATGAATCTCCCAAAATTCGTTCTTTTCATGCCGGTGGGTGGGATGAATGTAATATTCCAAGTCCATGTCCTTGGAGTCCTTCCACATCCACAATTCTAGAATCTTTAAGATCTATACGTAGATATCAAATCTTTAGGGGAAGTTTTGTTTCTACTAATGAGATGGCAGATTTAACAGATAATGAAATAGTTTACGAGTTTAACTGGAGGACAATGGTGAGTGTACTTAATAAGCCTCCAAGGTATTTTGTTGCTCGTCATTTTCATGATCGTGCCGAAAAGATTTTAACTACTTGTAAGGCATATATCCATAAGAGAGTCAACACGGTTGATCATCCCGTTATTAGGGTTCCATGGCAATATGAATTTGATATGATGGAGAGCCACTATTGTAGATGCGTTTCAAAAGAATGGGTCTTGTTTGGCGGATTTGTCCAAGCTTGGAATCGAGTTTCATGGTAA
- the LOC113304323 gene encoding bifunctional dTDP-4-dehydrorhamnose 3,5-epimerase/dTDP-4-dehydrorhamnose reductase-like — protein sequence MGFPASGDQKYKFLIYGKTGWIGGLLGKICESQGIEYVYGSGRLEDRNSLASDLENVKPTHVFNAAGVTGRPNVDWCESHKVETIRTNVVGTLTLADLCRDKGLVLINYATGCIFEYDDKHTLGSGIGFKEEDTPNFIGSFYSKTKAMVEELLKNYENVCTLRVRMPISSDLNNPRNFITKISRYDKVVDIPNSMTILDELLPISIEMAKRNLTGIWNFTNPGVVSHNEILQMYKDYINPSYTWKNFNLEEQAKVIVAPRSNNELDASKLKTEFPELMSIKESLLHYVFKPNQKTPVA from the exons ATGGGTTTTCCAGCATCAGGTGATCAGAAATACAAGTTTTTGATCTATGGTAAAACAGGATGGATAGGTGGATTACTTGGGAAAATCTGTGAATCACAAGGAATTGAGTATGTTTATGGTTCAGGAAGACTTGAAGATAGGAATTCATTAGCATCTGATTTGGAGAATGTGAAACCAACTCATGTTTTCAATGCTGCTGGTGTTACTGGTAGACCTAATGTTGATTGGTGTGAATCACATAAAGTTGAGACTATCAGAACTAATGTTGTTGGTACATTGACATTAGCTGATCTCTGTAGAGACAAGGGGTTGGTTTTGATTAATTATGCTACTGGTTGTATTTTTGAGTATGATGACAAGCATACACTTGGATCAGGGATTGGATTTAAAGAGGAGGATACTCCTAATTTCATTGGATCTTTCTATTCCAAGACTAAAGCCATG GTAGAGGAACTTCTCAAGAACTATGAGAATGTTTGCACCCTGCGTGTGAGGATGCCCATCTCATCTGATCTAAACAACCCCCGTAACTTTATCACAAAGATTTCTCGTTACGACAAAGTAGTTGATATTCCAAACTCGATGACAATTTTGGATGAACTTCTCCCAATATCCATTGAGATGGCAAAGAGGAACCTTACAGGTATCTGGAACTTCACCAACCCAGGAGTGGTGAGCCACAACGAGATCTTGCAAATGTACAAGGACTACATTAACCCTAGCTACACATGGAAGAACTTCAATCTGGAAGAGCAAGCAAAGGTGATTGTTGCCCCAAGGAGTAACAACGAGCTAGATGCCTCCAAATTGAAGACGGAATTCCCCGAACTTATGTCCATTAAGGAATCACTTCTGCACTACGTGTTCAAGCCAAATCAGAAGACCCCCGTAGCTTGA